A single region of the Podospora pseudopauciseta strain CBS 411.78 chromosome 1, whole genome shotgun sequence genome encodes:
- a CDS encoding hypothetical protein (antiSMASH:Cluster_2; COG:O; EggNog:ENOG503NYC8) — MHHPTLCAVAVALLSALPGAQAGLYSKKSPVLQVDAKSYDRLIAKSNHTSIVEFYAPWCGHCKNLQPAYEKAAKNLAGIAKVAAVDCDDDANKQFCGQMGVQGFPTLKIVRPKKGGGKPMVQDYNGQRTASGIVEAVVQAMNNHVVKVEDKTLDKFLDDEKDAPKALLFTDKGTTSSLLKSIAIDFLDVITVGQVRNTQAKAVEKFGITKYPTLILLPGGDAPAVTYDGELKKEALVTFLSQAGAPNPDPAPAKPKAAKKEKKAEKKTEKKTEKKTEKKAEKKADSSESSSTAESESEVPTQEAPVIIEKALPIPTINSQEKLIKECLTEKSHTCVLAFVSNSESDSAKKALDSLAQLSFKYAQGKRNLFPFYEVPTSINGAAPLLKALDLTNEVEIIAINARRGWWRHFEGADFAHTTVESWIDAIRMGEGSKKKLPEGIVAISVEQPTPATPEPEADPTAADTPDATEAATSEEPTPLTPEENATRVPPESSATEATDPEPECQTGAAEQCGARPAAEHDEL, encoded by the coding sequence ATTGTCGAATTCTATGCCCCATGGTGCGGCCACTGCAAGAACCTTCAGCCAGCCTACGAAAAGGCTGCCAAGAACCTGGCTGGGATCGCCAAGGTAGCCGCGGTGGACTgcgatgatgatgccaaCAAGCAATTCTGCGGTCAGATGGGCGTGCAGGGCTTCCCAACGCTCAAGATTGTCAGGCCAAAGAAGGGAGGTGGCAAGCCGATGGTGCAAGACTACAATGGCCAAAGAACAGCAAGCGGTATTGTCGAGGCTGTGGTGCAAGCCATGAACAACCACGttgtcaaggttgaggacAAGACCCTGGATAAGTTCTTGGATGACGAGAAGGACGCCCCAAAGGCTCTTCTCTTTACTGACAAGGGGACTACATCCTCCTTGCTCAAGAGCATTGCCATTGACTTCCTCGACGTGATCACAGTCGGACAGGTGCGGAATACTCAGGCCAAGGCCGTGGAGAAGTTCGGCATCACCAAGTATCCCACCCTTATCCTTCTGCCGGGCGGAGATGCCCCGGCGGTAACCTACGACGGagagctcaagaaggaggctTTGGTCACATTCCTCTCGCAAGCCGGAGCGCCCAACCCTGACCCAGCGCCTGCTAAGCCCAAGGCTgcaaagaaggaaaagaaagctgagaagaagactgAGAAGAAGACTGAGAAGAAgaccgagaagaaggccgagaagaaggccgattCATCCGAGTCGTCATCCACAGCCGAATCCGAGTCCGAGGTTCCAACACAAGAAGCCCCCGTCATCATCGAGAAGGCCTTGCCCATTCCCACCATCAACTCCCAGGAGAAGCTGATCAAAGAGTGCCTGACCGAAAAGTCTCACACCTGCGTCCTTGCCTTTGTCTCCAACAGCGAAAGCGactcggccaagaaggcaCTCGACAGCCTGGCCCAACTCTCCTTCAAATACGCCCAAGGCAAGCgcaacctcttccccttctacGAGGTACCCACCAGCATCAACGGCGCCGCCCCTCTCCTCAAGGCCCTCGATCTCACCAACGAGGTGGAGATCATCGCCATTAACGCTCGCAGGGGCTGGTGGCGCCACTTTGAGGGTGCCGACTTTGCGCACACCACGGTGGAGAGCTGGATCGACGCCATTCGTATGGGTGAGGGttccaagaagaagcttcCCGAGGGCATTGTAGCCATCTCGGTGGAGCAGCCCACACCGGCTACTCCGGAGCCCGAGGCGGACCCGACTGCTGCGGACACCCCCGACGCGACTGAGGCCGCCACCAGCGAGGAACCCACTCCTCTCACTCCCGAAGAGAACGCCACTCGAGTTCCACCCGAGTCCTCCGCGACCGAGGCCACGGATCCCGAACCAGAGTGCCAGACTGGTGCTGCCGAGCAGTGCGGGGCCAGGCCTGCCGCAGAGCATGACGAGCTTTGA
- the SKI6 gene encoding Exosome non-catalytic core component (antiSMASH:Cluster_2; EggNog:ENOG503NW91; BUSCO:EOG0926407T; COG:J), whose protein sequence is MPLDTSTYGLALLRVDGRRWNELRRIHGQIRTQAAADGSSYLEMGHTKVMCVVTGPSEPGPRRGGAAGGASGGGGSGGQSKDAEVVVNIVIAGFSSVDRKRRGRGDKRTLEMQFTLSNTLAATLHTHLFPHSQINISLHVLSQDGSLLAALINAATLACVDAGIPMTDYVTACTAGSTSTYAANDEGADPLLDLNHQEEQELPGLTVATLGESDKVVALVCESRVQISRLEGMLAVGVDGCKQVREILDQVIKAQGRKMILEGTVDKGTGLNDMDLD, encoded by the exons ATGCCGCTCGACACATCAACCTAcggcctcgccctccttcGCGTCGACGGACGGAGGTGGAACGAGCTCCGTCGCATCCACGGCCAAATCCGCACCCAAGCCGCAGCCGATGGTTCCTCCTACCTCGAAATGGGCCACACAAAAGTCATGTGCGTCGTCACCGGCCCTAGCGAGCCCGGTCCGCGccgtggaggagcagcaggggGGGccagcggcggcggtggatcGGGCGGGCAGTCCAAAGAcgcagaggtggtggtcaacATCGTCATTGCTGGGTTCAGTTCGGTAGAtaggaaaagaagggggaggggtgacaA GCGCACCCTAGAAATGCAattcaccctctccaacaccctcgccgcGACCCTCCACacccacctcttcccccacTCCCAAATCAACATCTCCCTGCACGTGCTCTCCCAGGACGGCTCCCTCCTCGCAGCCctcatcaacgccgccaCGTTGGCGTGTGTGGACGCCGGTATCCCCATGACAGACTACGTGACCGCCTGCACGGCCGGTTCAACCTCAACATACGCCGCCAACGACGAGGGCGCCGACCCGTTGCTCGATCTTAACCAccaggaagagcaagaaCTACCCGGGCTGACAGTAGCCACCCTTGGTGAAAGCGACAAGGTCGTGGCGTTGGTGTGCGAGAGCAGAGTGCAGATCAGCCGGTTGGAGGGCATGCTGGCTGTGGGAGTGGACGGGTGTAAGCAAGTGAGAGAGATTCTGGATCAGGTTATCAAAGCGCAGGGGCGAAAGATGATCTTGGAGGGGACGGTAGACAAGGGGACGGGACTCAATGATATGGATCTGGATTAA